One Ctenopharyngodon idella isolate HZGC_01 chromosome 3, HZGC01, whole genome shotgun sequence genomic window, atagcatatatttttctacttttgaagtaactatttacaacccacagcttcacaattaatagagagacggtatgactTATTCACACACGTAATCGCTCTCATTGcgtactggtactgtgctaatttatctttatctgatttacaacgagcagaaatctgtaagaaatgttacgaaccatagataaaataactgctgaaagtgagctgttatgtcagatcactctttcaataggaaaatatatcccacctttaatattcaatcacatttacagtacaaaccttgtcagtgaactatgagggcaaaaaaccaaacaaacaaaagaatcgttcattaattgtaatcgaggtaaaatgttcaattaatcgaggttttgattttaggccataatcgtccagccctaccggaaaccgaggcagaccgagggtaacgcgggtatgacgcaattgacagggcgactcctcacatgtcccggagccttggttaaaattgcaattttctcatgatttacaaatagttggaaacatttgggatctTGTAAGTACGCAAGTGAaccaaatatataacactggcctagtggtttttggatattttactgcaaaaatcatacatattgcacctttaatattataaagcgacgagaatactttttgtgcacaaaaacaaaacaaaaatttttccatttaaattttttgaacAGTGTCCATCTTGGCCCACTTTTGGAGTGTATAGTAACCAGAGCAGAGGCTCCTCGAGGTACAAAGCTAAATCAAATCACTAAATCAAATCACATTtaataataggctaataataataataataaacatttgaatgatTCGACCCAACCAGGTTATGATGAATAACCTGATATTTGAAACATATCTTCCCCTTTACTGCACGAAAAATCTCCATCACTTTATAACACATAAAACTTGATattaaatgtgacataaatTCAAATATCACTATTATCCAATGCAGAAAAATTCAATCTAACCTCAATAATGTTCCAGTGAAATAAATCTTACATAAGTCTTTGAATTCCGGTCAGGTATGATTATCTAAACTGATCTGTTGTAGTTTTTCACTTATTGACCTGGgaaaatatatgtaattattataaacacaacaaTTGAAAATGAGCCATGTTATTTACTGTCTGTACCATTCTTAAATGTGATACATAGAACActagtgtaaaaataaattctatTCAGGATAAAGAGAATTAATTAGTCAAATATGTTAAAGTGTTTCTTTTAACAAACCAAAACCTAATTATTTTGCTGGACAGTTTCCAATACAgtagctgcaaaaaaaaaaaaaaaatgttattgtcgTTATTGTCTGTGATTGTCTTTCTCCACACTCTTGTGTTTTACGTAGATGTGTCATTTCCTTCCGTCAGAaattctttatttcttttgaaCCTCTTGTAGTTGATGTTTACATACCAGAGTACTCTATAGGGTAACACTGGTTTGACTACTACATGCTCAGATTATTCCATCATCATGGGGATCGTCTCAGTGCTGCCCTCCTCTGGTTAAAAGACTATTGTAAAGTACAACAGTAAAGTACCTACTGCAAGTGTGCCTAGtcagatttttgtattttttcattttaatgttaaattttttttaatgtcatattgTCAGTTTTCCATTTGTGTATTCATCCTAAGTAACCTACAGTATACTCATGTCTtgtaaataatcattttaaagcaTTCAAGCATTTAATCTAGGGTTCTTgtctcaattttaaagaacgctTCATGCCAGAAAGGTTCTATATGAGgataaatgtcttaaatgaatgcatcagtgttgggaaaagttacttttaaaagtaatgtgttacaatattgtgttactccctaaaaaataAACTGCGATATTTAGTTACTTTTAAGTAATGAATTACATTACTTTTCTCACATGGGCTGGACTTTgtttctatttttggcaaatgtaaaagcCCTTTCATACCGAAAGTGAATaaacctcaggctgaaggaaatgcaaaaaatCACGCCTGTCCAGTAAAAAGCGCAGCACAAACCTTTCAGCtctgctgccattctggattgcagaagaatgaGATGCAagagaataaagttcaacactcttacttcagaaaacaaaaaacaaaacatgaaacaaatgtgatgtttatcaaagtcatttttgcttattagtatggttgaaatgggtcattgaatgtcagcagcaaagacCAGATTTCTCTCAACAaggggacaggagaggtgtcagtcaaaacaaagtaacttgcgttacttatttgaaaaattaatagatattttgttataaatgtaaaatgaatgtgttactttactcaataccttaaaaaaagtaatctgattatgtaactcacgttacttgtaatccgttacccccaacactgtactgcatatactttcatgtttaatgggttatttaattttttttaaattcataaaatttaataaaaattaaatatcaattaaaacaaaatgaactaattgcataaaataaatgcCTAAAAGGTCATATATATGAAGTGCCTGACAGAAGGTTCCATATGTTTTCTTCTTAGAGTTTTCTGATTTAAATTTATCTAAGTTAGATgatgaaaaacacatttgaaaatAGCAACAGATGGCACCCAGAGATAACACCATTTGATGGGTTTCTTTGTTGTTGAGTTGCTGAGCTCACAGGTGTTATCTCAGTATGCACTTCCtgaaaacaaatcacacatcACATCCTGACACACCATAAGACAAAACTCTTAACATGATCATTATCGTATAAAAACCTCCAAATACTCTAGGACTGTTTTGCATTCAACTTGTTGtgtgaatatttaaaaactgcACAAGTCatcttaaatttaaattttaaccCCACTTTTACCCAAGcaggaaaatatttttgaacaatatttatagtttatatCAAAAGAGAAACTATTAAAGGCAGTAGATGAGCAAATTATATCTCTTGGCTgctttcacaatattttttaattcactTGACAATTacttcatttatgtatttttttgtaatttaaactaaaaacagGTCATCAAAGCTTCATTCCTGATTAAAAAAACCTCATTCCAATCACGTCAGCTCAGCATACCTTAGAAATGTGTCAGATAGCAAACGGAGGAGTCTGGATGAAATCCTTCAGTACAACTCCGTACAATCAGCCCTCCCATGCTTGAAACTACTGAAAATTGTTTGCGTATCTGAAAGATGTTTAGCTCATTTTCTTATCATAAATGCCTGTTAGAGGACAGATAGAAGACTTCTCATTGGGTTTGTGCAACCCTTAAAGACACTGGTCAAACAGGATTCCCAGTCATTCATAGTGGCGAAGGAACTCAGATTCAAGCACTTTACACTTTCTGCGGATCCAGAATCATAAACATCTGCTCTGAACATTGTGAGTATTTTCTTGAATAtatcttttaaatatatatgctagaaagaaaaaaagagactaaactgttgaaataaaatattgagggcagatatttcattcattaagtAATTTTCTATTAAACAGAGCGATGACTTCAGATGAGAAGTTGTGGGACAGTCTGAAGGCTGAAATAGAGAAAGAAACCTTTGAACTAGAATCATCGCTGAGCTGTGAGTTACTCATTCAATATATAAGTCTAAACCAATTCATTCAAATCAAATAATTCATATAATCTGTTCTTTTACTGAAAGATATACGTTGtctataaaataatgaatattaatatcttATGTAGCTGAGATTGATGAACTATACGAAAATGTAAGAACAAACTCAAAATCACCAACCCTCAAAGGTAAGCATAATTTTGTGAGgacaataatttaaatacacacacgcacacacacatactgtatatacaggtgctggtcatataattagaatatcgtgaacaagttcatttttttattgtaaattattttaaaaaatgaaactttcatatattctagattccctacatgtaaagtaaaacatttcaaaagttttttttatttttatttgttgattagagcgtacagctaatgaaagtccaaaatccagtatctcaaaatattagaatatttacatttgagtttgattaaatgaccatccctacagtataaattccgggtatctcttgttctttgaaaccacactaatggggaagactgctgacttggcaatggtccaggagacaatcattgacaccctccacaaagagagtaagtcacagaaggtcattactgaatggggtggctgtttacagagtgatgtatcaaagcatattaaatgcaaagttgactggaaggaagaaattgggtaggcaaaggtgcacaagcaacagggatgaccgcaagcttgagaatactgtcaagtaaagccgattcaaacacttgggagagcttcacaatgagtagaatgaagccggagtcagcacatcaagagtcaccacactcagacatcttcaggaaaaggactaccaagccacttctgaaccagagacaacgtcagaagcatcttacctgagctaaggagaaaaagaactggacagtgaacagtggtcgaaaatcctcttttcagataaaagtaaattttgcatttcatgttgaaatcatggtcccagagtctgaaggaagactggagaggcacagaatccaagctgcttgaagtctagtgtgaagtttctgaagtcagtaatgatttgggggggccgtgacgtctgctggtgttggtccattgtgttttatcaagtgcaaagtcaatgcagccatcttccaggagattttggagcactttatgcttctatctgctgacaagctttatggagatgctgatttccttttccagcaggactttagcatctgcccacagtgcaaaaaccacttccaagtggtttgctgaccatgatattactgtgctttattggccagccaatatgcctgacctgaatctatgggatattttcaagagaaagatgagaaacagtcgatccaacaatatacagatgatctgaaggctcaatagtgcctcagcagtgccacaggctgatcacttccatgccacacttcactgatgcagtaatttgtgctaggagcaagtcatttgctgtaatatgtcctgccgatcaagtattgagtgcacaaaagaacatactttaaagaacttgaacttttctgttttgcaaatccattttttgattgatcttaggaaatattctaatattttgaaatactggattttggactttcatgagctgtacgctctaatcatcaaaattttaaaaaaaaacttttgaaatgttttactttacatgtggggaatctagaatatatgaaagtttcatttttaaaaataatttataataaaaaaattaactttttgatgatattctaattatatgaccagcacctgtatatatatatataattattctgTGCTTTATTTGGTTTAGATACTCAAGACTCAAAAGCAATTTCAAAATCACCCTCCTTGAACGGTAAGTATGATATTAATAACCACTGGCAATGgatataaatgaatgaatgtactaAGCAGGTTCAGCTGGTTTATTGTCTTCTAGTGCTTGAGTCTAAAGAAGCAGACAATGGTCAACAAAATCCAAGAGAACAAAAACAAGATAAAGAATCAAACACATCAGATCAGAATACCAAGAATGCTCAGAACTGAAACTAAAGAAGGATTTGCAAAGTCATATGTGCTCTTCCAAACGGGTAAACATATAGCATTTTAGGCATAAGAACATTCCTGACACAGTGAAACTTTTTTAAGCAGATCTTAAAGACTGAAGAATCGCAGAATGCCTTGCAGTGAGCTTTATGAACATTTTCCAGAATGTCAATTTGAAGTATGTTTCAGTTTAATTGGGAATGAACTATTTCACCCAATATTTGAGAGTGCtgtgttttttatgtttattagtcTATTAAGTCAACATGCTAACATCTGGTAAATTTTGTTTAGGAAGCTAGAGAAATTTGACTTCTTTTATTGTATATACTGAATTTGATTACTTCTCAATATCAACCATTAGTGAAGTGCATTCTGAATTCAGTGGCCGGACATACGAtgtttgacatgttgccattGTTCTTTAACTCAGGCATTCTTTGACCTTCAAATTCAACATTTtacttgaagggttagttcacccaaaaatgaaatttctgtcattaagtactccccctcatgtcgtcccaaacctgtaagctCTTCGTTTGTattaggaacacaaattaagatgtttttgatgaaatccgagggtatctgatccacacataggcagcaacgacactgcaccttttgaggcccagaaaggtattaaagacatcgataaaatagtcaacgtgactacagtggttcaaccttaatgttatgaagcgatgagaatactttttgtgtgcaaaaataacaactttattcaacaaattcgtctgtcccctgtcatatTGCTgcgctattttcgttgcagagcttcagtattggccgaagctgttcacgtgagcagcatgacgcatgcgtgtgatgctgacgcaggagccggccaataccaATACTCTACTAATACTAatactcagatttcatcaaaaatatcttaatttgtgttccgacgacaaacgaaggtcttacgggtgtggaacatcatgagggtgagtacttgatgacagaaatttcatttttgggtgaactatatatGTGGGTGCAAAGATAGGGTTTGACATGgaataaattgttttttcaaaacatcTATCGTGTGTCATGTGTTAGTTGGCTTGCGTAGTTTTGCCCTTCAGAACTTCCATTAAAGGAACATAGTGAGCGTCGAAGCTCCCTGGTGTTCACTGTGCACTctgggactttttagggagcgaaTGTTTCAGTGCACTGGATTTTTtgcccttaaaatggccgactccctgatcagtgccctgacttcTGATCTAGGGGGCTGATTGAGACATACCCTAAATGTTGCCAGATGAAGTCAGTTAGCATGTCAGTTCGTTGTATTTGAATTCTGTCTAATGTCTGCACTTTACATGTTTTCTCTCCTAATTTGTGCTTAcatattgtattttaatataatacataGCCGAATGTCCAATAAAGCTGttctcatttacatattttctgtCAAGATAACAGAACGAGAATGACATAGACATTTTCAGACAGTGCTGCTCAGACTGCTCTGTCACTCACTGACCAGTGTAAAAACAGAGAGGTGTGAGAGCAGCGGAAAAGCAAAACCTTGCGTTTTCAGGGCAATACTGGAGACATTTGGAAAGTTGCtaaggtttgtccaaaaagTCACCAGAATGTTGCTaggcagtttttatttatttatttattttaagtcgGTAAAGGGGTCTGAGTTGGCAACACTGGATTTGAGTCAGTTTCCTGGAGATGGTGACCTCTAGAGGTGGGAAGTGGTATAACTGtgaaaaacttaaaggattagttcactttaaattgaaaattaccccatggtttactcaccctcaagccatccaagatgtatatgactttcttcattaaactcattctttcagatgaatacaatcggagttatattaataatcaccctgatgctcctaaGCTACCAAGTTTAAAATCTCAACATATTGAAATATATGCATAATCTTTTTCTAGCAGAGGCAGAGGAATTGCGCATCATGTTACTGGGGGCAAGGGGGTCTGGAAAAAGCTCAACTGGAAACACCATCCTCAGGTGGAACGCCTTCAACACGGACATGCAACTGAGCAGAGTCACGCAGTTCTGTGAAAGAGCATCTGGAAACATCAACGGCCGGCCCGTGGCCATAATCGATACGCCGGGACTGAATAAGATCAGTCGAATAGAGAAGGAGGTGGTCAGGGAGATCATGAAATCTGTCACGCTCTATAAACCAGGACCACATGTGTTTCTGCTGGTTCTGCCAGTGGGAAATTTAACCAAAGAGGACAAGAACATGCATAAGCTGATCCAGGACATGTTTGGAAAGAATGTTTGGAATTACACAGTTGTTCTGTTGACGCATGGAGATCGACTAGAAGGGAAGATGCCGAATGACGTTATTGCCAGCTCAGATAAAGACCTTAGAGACTTTATTCGCACTTGCAGTGGTGGATTTGTATTCTTCAATAACAAGAACACAGGAAACTTTGAGCAAGTGACCAAACTTCTGGAGAAGATTGATACTTTGGTGGCCATCAATAGCAGAGGCTGCTACACAAATTTGTTTTACCCGACTTCAGAGAGAAAGATACGTGAAAAACAAGAGAAGATACTGGAGGAGAGACAGGAGGAGATAGCACgaaaagagagagagctggAGGAGAATTATGAAGATGAGGAGGAGTTAGAGAAGAAAAAGCGTGAGCTCTGgagagaagaagaggaagatgcaCGGAAACTAGCTGAGAATCCACAAAGACGCAAAAGTCTGACAGTGAAACTCACCAGATCCCCCACATCTGTAACAAAATCACAGACCATTCATTACGTCAATTGATCTAACTGTACAGGAACTTTCTGAAGATTAATGGAGATAATGTAATATTGTCTGTATTGATCATCTATAATCTGCATTATTCAGGTTTTAAATTGTTGCTGCAtgttgttgtgttgttttatttaggTACCTCATTAACTGTGTATGTAATAGCAATTCATTCACACTGAATAACCTCTTCTTccacatgtaaaaaaaaaaaagaatctaaaaaaaaaaacgtttacgTTTCCAtacatgtttaattaaattgaaaataCCATAATACTATTATGaaaatttctaaattatgaaacAATTCTACTGGCAGTAATCTCCACtgctataaaaaattggatTATACCTGCTGTATTCAATGAGCAGTTCTGTTTCTGACCTTCACTCTTACtgattttcatgatttaatGCTGCCCTCTTCTGGTAATGACTGTTAGCAAGTGCAAACTTTGCTTCAAGGGGAAAAATTACCTACACATTTCACAATAATGTACAATCAGCCAGTTATTATagcaaaaaacaaatacataaccTCCCAGACACAGCTTGCAAACAAAATTTCCTAAATCATACTTTCTTAcctttaaattgtttttgtccTGCAAATATTTTACTCTAAGGAACATTATTTGCATTAAGAAAAAGctcaaggggaaaaaaaaactgttttattaaaattatttttgtaaaaagtaCAGTATAATTTTATTGGGATCCTAAGAATATGATGGTAAATTTACTAAAAACTTCAGTTACAAAAAGTAGacttaaaaacttttttcaaattatgtaattaaaacaattaaaataccaATCAAAAACCCTGAACATAAAAGGAAACCAATGGTACACATAATCatttctatataaaataattaaaaatctgacataaatttaattataatgaCATCTTTTCATAAAAAGGCCTTTAGAAAGTGGTGAGAACAGCTTATTGGAAATAAACTCTAGGTCTTACAGGACACTTTGGTTCCACTTTAAAAATTTAAGGCAGCAATTAGACTTACAGGTATTTCTCCAAACTCTCCAAAGCTTGATTTTTTGTGAATGATCTCCATTCATTTGGAATCTTACCATAACCACTGAAAGTTTTGTTGTAATGCTTTTCCAAATCATTCTGGAATCGACACACAAACCACTTCCAGAATGGCAGCTCTGAGACATCAGGCGTGATGCTCCATTTCTCAAAATCCGGACCTGCTGTTCTATACTCCTTCCATAAAACTGTCTCATCTGAATCAGATGTTGGGTAAAAGGATTGGCTGTCACTTGCCACTGAAGATGTGCAGAACTCCAAGCAAAGATTATCTGTACCTCTGTAAATCATCCCTCTCATCCCACAGTTACGATGGAAGGGAGCAATGTGATCTCCAAGATGGTCCTCCATTGTGTTAACACAGACGACACCACAGAAGGGACACTGAACCCAGCAGCATTGGCAGAAGTGTTCAATCAAAATCTCATCTGGTGGTTCCCtgaacattttcatttcaatatcagagggtttttttaagtatttgttTGACTCTTCTGTGATGGGCTGAAGTTCTTCTTTCACAACCTCATTTAGAAGTTCAAAGTTAGTGATGTCCTCACAGCAGATACCAGTGAGATGTTCTTTACTGTATTCAAGCTCGTCTTTCAGACACTCTGAGAATATCTCCAGCCACATATTGGCATCTCCATGTTCCCTAGAGACTTCAGTTGTTGCTTTTTCAGCAGCCGTGATGACGCATTGCCCCTTGTTCTTGATGTTCCCATTAATCATTGCAAGAGCTGGGGAGTTCTCCCCTGTTAAATATGCTTTCACTTCAGCTTTGATGAAATCTTCAAAGTGGTTCCTTGGTAAATGTATATACTGaatgaactttttaaaatcttcctCATCTGCTAGTGCTTTCAGAATGTGTTTCTCCAGGTTTGACCTGTTGCCTTTGAATGCTGGAATATTTGTTCGCATCTCTCCTGCTAGATCATTTGCAGCCTTGTTGTAGGCACTCTGGAGAATCGGGTTTTTCAGCTCACTACAAATCAAAGCTCCAAATATTGCAGCAGATTTCGCTCCTTTGCAGAATCCCCGGAACACACTGTAGTATTCaggtttctttctttctaaataAATCGAAGGATCATTGTTGTTTCTGAACACCTGATGGAGCTCTGCAAACTTCTCACCTGCCCACTTACAAGCACTGATCGTCAGATCAACTGTGAACTCTTTCTTGAATTCATATTGTGCTTTTTTGCACTTGTGGTTTCCTACATTCATTTTTACAAGTTGTGCAATTTCTTGAATGTAGCTTGGGTTGTAGCCTGTGTTTGCAACTGATTTTGACTTCACCTGGTTCACAGTTTCACGACCAATAGTGTACACCAATTGTTTTATTGACTCTTGTTCTTCTGGTGGAAGGCCAAACAGTCTGTTTTTCCAGAATTTTCCGATGAGATTTACATATATGGTGAAATCAGTGATTTGATGTATGCGTTCAAATTTATTTAATCTGTCAAGCACAAGCGCTTTTTCATGAATTTCtgatattattgtaataatgtcaCTTACTACGTTAAGTTCTTCAAAAGGTTGAACATTCCCTGCCAACTCAGAGACCCACATTTCCCACACTGTATCAAATTGTGCCTTCAGCTCATTCTCATCAAGACCTTTTTGTTTGAGTCTGAATGCAAACTCTTTGCTTTTCTCAAGGAGTTTTCGCTCAAGCAGAGTTTTCTCTCCATCCAGTTTGGTGAGAGCTTTCTTTTGATAGATAATGTTCTCTAGTTTTCTTTTTGCATCTCTCACAAGCTCCCAATGAAGGTGGTTGATTTTCTCTTGAAATTTCAATTTCCACTGAATCAGCATCT contains:
- the zmp:0000001062 gene encoding GTPase IMAP family member 7; this translates as MTSDEKLWDSLKAEIEKETFELESSLSSEIDELYENVRTNSKSPTLKDTQDSKAISKSPSLNAEAEELRIMLLGARGSGKSSTGNTILRWNAFNTDMQLSRVTQFCERASGNINGRPVAIIDTPGLNKISRIEKEVVREIMKSVTLYKPGPHVFLLVLPVGNLTKEDKNMHKLIQDMFGKNVWNYTVVLLTHGDRLEGKMPNDVIASSDKDLRDFIRTCSGGFVFFNNKNTGNFEQVTKLLEKIDTLVAINSRGCYTNLFYPTSERKIREKQEKILEERQEEIARKERELEENYEDEEELEKKKRELWREEEEDARKLAENPQRRKSLTVKLTRSPTSVTKSQTIHYVN